Below is a genomic region from Thunnus albacares chromosome 4, fThuAlb1.1, whole genome shotgun sequence.
GAATTCTggatgaaggaaaaaaagaataaaagagaatAGAAACAGCTGTGAGATAAGTGATCCATCAGTGATCCAATGTACAAACTGTCTTTCAATCTTAACTACAAGGAGATAAAGATCCTCATATTTACCCTGAAGAAAGCAAGTGTGGAGGAGCCAGCCAGGCAGCCATACTGAATTGTGTCCTGATTGGCCAAGTCCTCAAACCCTTTCACCGTCAGGTGAGTGGACTCAGAGCTCTTAGAGGAGCTGAGATTAGAGAAATAACAAGCCAAGAGGACAATGGAAAATAACCACCAGCTGCAGCAGATGACACGTCCTGAAAGAGCTCTGGGGTGAGGACCAGCACCtgacaacacaaaaaaagaaaaaaaaaaaaaaagtcaaacgCTAAGAGGGAGAAATtttgcagaaagaaaaaaatatgaataatctAAAAGAaatctgagagaaaaaaagaacagcaagTGAGAAATTTAGTTGAGTGTGAAGATTCTCCTCTCTATTTCTTGTATTGTTTTGACATACAAAGTGTTTGCTTTTTACCTTGCAGAGTCAGAGCTCCAGCTGTGTACCAGAGGCTGTGGATGAGACTGAATCTGTTCTGCTCACTCTGAGGCTGACTCCACTCACATGGGCTGAGTCTGTATttgcataaaaatattaattattaatgtgaCAGCACTCAAAGGGATTCCACTGCCAGCAAAATATGTGGAAATATCCACAAACATGAAGTAGAAATTCACAATTAAATTCACAGCACATCAGTAAacatccataaataaataataattatcactttttaaaagaatgaCACTACTTGCATCACCAACCTGGCAACTATAAAGATGCAAGCAGCTGTCCCCAGGTAGGCAATTAGTATGCCGACCCAAGTCTCTGCTGTAAAGGGGGTCAGGAAATCAAAGAAGCCTGCTCCCTCTGAGATGTCCTTCCTCAGCAGAATGCTGATTCCTGTCTGCATGAATGGTTTGGTCATCCCCACCGCTTTCTCCCGAGCTGCAGTGAGAGTCAGCGGAGCAATTGCAAGGTCTGCCTCCTGTAAAGAATCCAAAAATATAGTTGACATGTAAGATATATTAagtaattcaatatttttaccAATAACATCCCTGTTAAGGTTACACATATACCTGTATTTTTAATGCATTGATCATGAGTCACATATGCCAGTTGGGATATTCAAGCTGCCCTTTGACCCCTCCAAATGTCCGCTGTCATGTACTCACCCCTCTCACCACCTCTCCGATCATCCCATTCCAGTTCCCACTCTCATCCTGTCGGCCGTATGAACTGTCTCTTACCAGCTGCACTTTGTACTTGAAGCCCAGCTTCTTGGCAATTTCAGACAGCAGGTCCATACAAAAGCCTTCCAGTTGTGAGCCTTTGGACATTGTATACGGCTCTTGCTAAATGGAAATATGTTAAAAGATAATCAGTGGAATTTCTATTATCGTTTATTTTGTATTCAGAGTTACAATAGGCTTGACATAAACAAATGAACTACCTTTATCGTTGTAATTCTCAGCTCTGACGGCA
It encodes:
- the si:dkey-183j2.10 gene encoding glutamate receptor U1 isoform X1; this translates as MQTKTVRMLFGLFVLSAGFFFNVGICTAVPSELRITTIKQEPYTMSKGSQLEGFCMDLLSEIAKKLGFKYKVQLVRDSSYGRQDESGNWNGMIGEVVRGEADLAIAPLTLTAAREKAVGMTKPFMQTGISILLRKDISEGAGFFDFLTPFTAETWVGILIAYLGTAACIFIVARLSPCEWSQPQSEQNRFSLIHSLWYTAGALTLQGAGPHPRALSGRVICCSWWLFSIVLLACYFSNLSSSKSSESTHLTVKGFEDLANQDTIQYGCLAGSSTLAFFRNSNNPVYRRIHEHMERTKSFVSSMDEGIRRAKEGNYAFIGESVSLDLAVARHCELVRAHEVIGMRGYSIAAPLGSPIIKNLSIAILQLSEAGELAYLRSKWWASSCMAGKAKSSAVQPHSLKGMFLILSLGLGLGTLLAVLELTSRSRSSAADQRKTCCTVLTEELSLRLRNNNANKPQEAADKDKEKA
- the si:dkey-183j2.10 gene encoding glutamate receptor U1 isoform X2; translated protein: MQTKTVRMLFGLFVLSAGFFFNVGICTAELRITTIKQEPYTMSKGSQLEGFCMDLLSEIAKKLGFKYKVQLVRDSSYGRQDESGNWNGMIGEVVRGEADLAIAPLTLTAAREKAVGMTKPFMQTGISILLRKDISEGAGFFDFLTPFTAETWVGILIAYLGTAACIFIVARLSPCEWSQPQSEQNRFSLIHSLWYTAGALTLQGAGPHPRALSGRVICCSWWLFSIVLLACYFSNLSSSKSSESTHLTVKGFEDLANQDTIQYGCLAGSSTLAFFRNSNNPVYRRIHEHMERTKSFVSSMDEGIRRAKEGNYAFIGESVSLDLAVARHCELVRAHEVIGMRGYSIAAPLGSPIIKNLSIAILQLSEAGELAYLRSKWWASSCMAGKAKSSAVQPHSLKGMFLILSLGLGLGTLLAVLELTSRSRSSAADQRKTCCTVLTEELSLRLRNNNANKPQEAADKDKEKA